The Sparus aurata chromosome 10, fSpaAur1.1, whole genome shotgun sequence genome includes the window CATTAACATTCATTCAGCACCGTGTTTCTGGAcacctgatgaatgtaagtTCAGAATTCActctgttctggttctgtttctTGGTGTCTGTCAGGTCCTCTGAACGTATCTGCTCTTCACTAGCTCGACCCTGACTGTGCCTGTCTGTTATTTGGTGCTGAGCACAGTGagtataattaaatgttaattgaCTAGTTTCGTTGTCTCTGACTGAAGTTTCCTCTgaatctcctctctctgtctctctgtctcctccttctGTTTCTTGATTTGCTGAATGTGTCTCTCTACTTGTTCCTTCTTTTCACTTATTCTCCTGAGCTCATCCACAGTCCTCTTCATTAGGTTCTCTGTGGTCATGTTCAGTTGTTggtgttctttctttctctcctccaggTTCCAGTTGGCCTCTTGTATGATTTCTTTGAGTTTTAAGTATCCCTGTGCTCTGTTTACTGTTTtatctccctccttctctgttatttctttttccacTGATTTAACCTTCTTTTcattctcctccatcagcttctctGCCTTCTGCTGTTGGACAGTGAGTTGCTCTTTCTGCTTCACTAGTTTGTCACTCACTTCCTTCAGTATCTCAATAATCTTTGTCATATCGTTCTGTTCTTCATCTTTGTTCTGTAACTCCTCATTGAGTTTTGGCAATATCTTATCCAAATCCTCCTTTTTCTTGAGCTCTTTCTCTTCATTATTCTTcttgttgtgcttttttgtcTCTGTAGAAACAGAATCAGTTTTACAGAacatattttagaaaaaaaaacaatgtgaaaatgaatgagacacagagGCTGAACTGAAATAAAGtgttaattaaacattagtTCATTCGACACAAATGACCTCAAATAAAATCTTTACTGTGCTTCTGGatcttttcatttcataatACAGCTCACACCATTTTAAATAGGAGGCTCTTTTCTGACACACTGTCAAgaaaatcattattattagaaatgtaaaatacatttctggcTTAATGGTTTTGCTTCATCTCCTTTTCAAGACCAAAAGAATGTAACTATTCATTTTGAAACATTATGAATGCTAACTTTTATACTGTTTTGTGATGATTATGTCCTCTGCTTATCATAATCGTAAGTGTAATAGAcagaaaattattttaaaaatagtgaaatAGTTGTTCTTTTCTCACCAATTTTGCTCTGTCTCCATTTCCAGACCCAAAGGACAACTGCAACACTAAACATGAGACCAAGCAACACACTAATGGCAATACAAGGAGTACAACTTGATGGGGCCATGAAAAAATCatctgaaattaaaacaaaaacagagtgtTATCAACGTTATGAAACTTATACAGCTAAACTAATGtctatgtttttttgttttttttgtatgatttGGAAGCTGAAACTGGTTCATATCTACCTGgaacatgtatgtgtgtctctctggtctggttgatgtggttctgttggactctgcaggtgaagctgttgctgtgtctcttctccacagtcactctgctgctgacagtatagaggtcatcaggacctctgactgtctctgtaggtccagcagagaggaggtttccctcaccgtccagccacaacacctcaggttctggataccaGCCTGTAGAGTTACATTTGAGAACTACAAGTCCTTTGTTTCTATCAAGCCCTGATAGACTGATGGAGGGTGAGGAGGCCACACCTGGTGATGGGAAGAAATTTCAAAGTAATTATTGGTTGAATTTTAAATGATGTACAGCAATGTTTCTACCTTAATTATTACACCAGTATCATCTCAGTCTAACTGTTGTGCATGTTGTTGAGTGTCAACAACTAAATATTTTAGCAacacattattttaataaattTTAACAAAACAATTGGGTTTAGTTCTTCTGTGAACCTGACAAAAATCTAATACAACAAAAGAATAACTGCAAATGAAATTGTTGcccttctttaaaaaaaagcttacTGGTAAGTTGAACAAATTTAAGACTACCTAATATTTTATAGGAagttttacatatatatatatacaaaaaaaaaacaactttggcAATAACTGCTCtatcttaaaaatgtaaagacagagcagttgagagctactgaGGAAGACCTTTGTGTATGCCTTTAATATATTCCTGCCATAATATCAGCTTTGTGTTCATAAAGATCAGGTTTCACTGAGTATGAGTTAAACCTTTATTATATTCTGTGCTATAATAAATATTATCCTTAGTAACATTTACTATGACAGTGCATTGTTGGATTTTTCTGATGTGTTCTAACTTTCAAAAGTGGGCtgttgcaagaaaaaaaaacaaaaacaaaacactgcctATAACACAACAGTGAACTTCAAATAACAAGACAATGGTTGAATTAgacaaaaatgttcaactttgctCTTAAAAGTAGTAAAGTTATATAAGTGGTACCTTGAAGTCAGTGGGGTGGACTTACCAACAAGAAGCTCAACTAAATGTTCTTCACTCAGTTTTGGAATGTAACATCTGTAAATCCCGTTATCAGAGATGTTCACTTTGGAGAGTGTCAGTGAAAGGTCTccatgtttcagtttgttgataGACAGTGATGCTCGTCCCTTGTAGGCCTTGTTTTGCTCCACCAGAAGTTCCTGACCATCATGCCACACATAGACGAATCTGGGGTCCAGGTCAGGTCTTCCCCACTCCATTGTCATGGAAACAGCATCCACAGGAGTTTCCAGCTGACATGGCAAAACAATGTCGTCACCAACCATAGCCATGACTGGCTGAGGTGGACCGACCTCCTGTGACTGACCTGGGAAAAGTAGGTCTATTTTAAATTCTGTCATTAGAAAAAACCCATTAATCTCTGGTTGAATATATGACCCTGGATTTTGTTCATGTCCTGTGttatatatttaaagtttatatTTAAAGCTAGAAAACTGTTCTAATCTTAAATATTTTACTCACTATTGCTGTGTATATATAACTTCATATGCAACAATTATAGTATGTTTTCTGATTCAAATATTTCTATGTTGCATATTGGTGCCAACAGGTGTGTTACGTcaccttttatttgttttagctCCACCCACCTCAAACCAGTGAGAGAGGCATAGTCAGAAATATAACAGACATACAGAAGTGTAAAATTACTTAAACTGATCCCATCACTGACATCCCCATTAACATACTTCTGTGCCTGCATGACAGAGTTGAATGAAATGTTCATGTGCATAGACAGTTTTTGTATATGCATGAGTTTAAGTTAAGCTTGTGAATAAAACTTGCTGACTGTAAATGTGCACTGAGTAGAGAGACTCATTATTTGTGTGTCAGAGTACTAAACCAGTAACCAAGAAGTTATTGATGCATGTGTGTAAGTTACCTTCACAAAAGTGTTTTAGAAGAAGGAAGACAgccaaaacactgacagttcTGACACGTACATCCTTAATCGGAATCATCCTCGACTGCTAAAAagatcaagaaaagaaaagaatcaaAACATATAGATACCAACTGACTAGAAAAAGGATGTTGTTTTAACAAGATAGTGTGGTGAGCAGCCTAATTGTCTGAATACATGTTAGAATGTACAACATCTGAAATATAATGCAGTAACAATAGTGACATAATTCCACATTTGTCAACACTTTTATTGAAAGTAATATAGTCATTCAATGTAGCGATAGTCTCTCTATCCATTAGTACATTGAAACAAGAAATGCTAAAAGCGTATTTGTCATAATTGTAATGAAGCCATTCCCccaaaatataatatataatacacTGTTTTATATGGTTTAAATTGTCCTTCATGTTCACAGATGAGCCAAATTTCTCACTGAgctaattaaaaagaaaaaaaagtaggcTACTGTGAAAAGCAGCTCCTTGTGTGGGAAAATCCACTTTAAAATGGACGCAACTCCAGATACAATTCAGATAACAGGAGGACCAGCAAGCTAAGTATAGTTAGCAATTGCATCTGTAATCATTACTAGGGAAGGGGTTACAAAGTACGTAATGAATGTGTTGTAATAAAATTGATTGAAATCttgacaaaacatttgattttaaattcGAAGATCCAACATACCTGACGGTCAAACTGTCGTCGTGCTTTGCTTCGCCTCTCAGGAAACTGAATGGTCAAAGTCCTCAACGTGTTGTACTTTGAATGGTACCATGTATAATGAATGAGGTATGTTCATGTTGTAGCACAGTGTATGTCTATGCTTCTATACCAGATATAGTTACTGAACCATGGCCATAATTATAGGAAAACAATTAAGTTGTGCTTTTACAGCAATGAATAACACATAATATACAATTCAAAGATGATGAGATTTGATGTCAGGATTTTAAGATGGcgttgttttattgtgttagACTCAACAACACCGGTTAATATTTAATCAGCTCTATAAAATGGAGTTCGATATCTGCTTCCTTTTGGCACGTAACCCAGTTTTGTACCCATTCTACCCATTCAAGCTTGAGTCCTGTGTGGTCATCTCATTATAGACTGAATAGAGAGCAGACAATTcagaaacaaaagcagcagtCATTCATTGgaaaacaagtgtttttatATAGAAAAAGTTTCAACAAAGTCTTTTTTCAGAAATATCACAAAGCCACTTGTTGTTTtgactttgtaaatgtttacagTAAAAACTCACATGAACTAAAGCAGATTTTCGAACAGTTAATATCAGACATGtaacacatttacacaactGTACTCGCCAAGTAACACTTTAAGCTGCACTTGTAATAAATCTGTCTTATCCGGCCTTAACATCAGTGCCCTAGTGTACACCAGCACGTATCCCCATGTTACAATTGTTCTTTgctaattatgtttttgttgttttaaactgtattaACTATTAACTGCCGCAATAGCAGAAAGGATAGACAGATGTTTGAAATTACAGAAGTAACAGAGAAGAATAAGAGAAAATTCTTCAGTATTTTCACTTTGATCAGCCTTGTCAGTTGCTAAATGGCAAAatatgacatgcagcaaaggtcctcAATGGGATTCAAGCCTTCATGTTTATGTAAAGATAAAGTTGCTTGACCAGTTTTCTTGGTTTGTGCTGCTTTTTATCGAAGAAGACTAAAATTCATATGCAACTGTCTCTCATCCTGAAATCAACTGCGGTTTGAATTGAACATATAAGGCGGCACAATTATATTGAAAAtctacaaaatgtttattgagAAGATATATTGTCTTCCCTGTTTCAGTTTCTGCCTGgtcttttattttaattgtcaACATGTGTGCAACAATCAACTCAGTCTGAACCAAAACCGTGACGAATACAAGATAAACACATCACAGAGCAGTGCATCCATATATTTGACACCTTTTTATAGGTATGTtgaaagatattctaaatcTCATTCATAAATTTTGTACATGTTTTGAAATACTGTCTGCACtcaattaattaaatgtagTGGTTCTTATTACACCATCATAAATGTTGTTCTTGCTGTCAGTTAGCTGCACCTAGTGATTATGAATCCAAAAACTGTACCCTGTTTCATAAAATTTCAAATTGCAGTTCACATGttttatagttgttttttttatgtcaacagTCTCAGCAAGCATGAATTAATTCATCTGTAGTTTGATATTAATCCAGACACCAATGAAATGTTTGATGCTATATTTCTTTACATGTTGGTCTTTTGGTGACTGTTGGCTCTGATTGTGTTGACATTTGCATCTGTTTGTCTAATATAAAGAGATTCAaacatctctctgtctgttacttCTCAACAGATTCTCAATGGCCTCCAGCAATTTCTCCCTGTCaagtttctgtttctccaaCATTTTCTTAGTCTCATCCAGTTTCCACTGAGCCTGTAAGaggttttccttttctcttaaTAATTCCTCTGGTTTGTCAAagatcttttctctctctgttatttCTCTCTCCACTGACTGAAGCTTCTGCTtattctcttccctctctctctcattttcatcAAGTTGTTCCCCaagtctgtgtctctgtttctccagttcttccctctgtttctccatttCTTCCCTCTGGTTCTCCAGTTCGTTCTTCTGTTCCTGCAGTGCAGCAACTGTGTCGtccctttctttctccatcttttGTGATTGATTTTGAAGAAGCATATTTTTCCTCAGCAAATCAGCTTTGTCACCTTTTGTGAAGTAAAGATATGACATGACACCAAAAAGGTGTTTTTAGACAGCAAACAACATTACAGTAAATGAAACATgtccttctgtctttttttatcaaagtaaaacatttccCCTTTGAATGAACTATGAAAgtacgtttttttttccacgacacacaacataaaactagACAAAACATTATTGATATTATCAAGCTTCACACTGGGTTGGTGCTTTATACTGAAACATGCTTTTAATGTAACCATTAACAAGCTCTAGCTTacatatacatttcaaaataagacaagGCCTATTTATTATTGAAACATCAGTTTCAACAATGTTTCCATGCTATTTGAAATGATGAAAACTGGGTTAgtatgtattgtttttaactATAAATGAATCATACTGCATATCACTGAAATGACAGTAGTGGGACTTACGTTTCCAATACCAGGCATAAACAGCAAGAATAAAACTAAAAGCCAATTCAGCCAAGACGACAATCGACCACATGTGTTGAGACAGTGTGAAAATGGATTGAACCAAATCAGCTGAAATGATAAGACAAATAAAAATTCAGTAGTAACACCTTTTCAATGATAAACAGTCTCATCTGTTATAGAGAAAAATGCTTTGATTTTAAGGCAGTTATAAAATTACACTTTCTGGAAACCACAATACAAAATGATGATGCAACAATGATGCACTGGATGGAGCTTCACTCCAGCCAAAATCATCATTGTTATCTATAAATCTTAGAAGTCAACTTGAAATTCATAGATAACATATTATGTATCATAGTAAACATTACGGAAAAACCAAAGTGTTTGAGTTACCtccacaaatgtgtattaatAGAATGAAGAATATTGTGTCAAGGTCTAGGGCTGTGAAAGCAGGTTTAAAGAACAGTCTGTCCTTCTGGATCTGCATTGGGTTATTctgtaaaatggaaaaaaactaaacaagctGTAatttccaaaaaagaaaaaaaaggcagatacAGTGTTTGATAAAAGTAATATCCCCATTGGCTTCAGCAATCTCTCTGTGTTTAGTAGCTATCTATTATTATCTTTCTCTGTCTGGTCCAGTTaaaattctggaaaaaaaataaataaaccagcTGTAATTCAcagaaagcaaaaaacaaaacacaacacaattgGCAGATTTTTTTCCCAATAAAACTCTTAAAACTGAATTTATAAAAATTTAACTTGTACAATTTAATATTAGTTATGATATAATAcaatttcagcttttttcaAGTATTAAAAGGGTTCTGTCAAGTCTGTTATTAAAGCAGGGGTAAATATATCAAACCAAAATAATCCCCCCATCAGGTCTACTTCTGAGAACTTCCTTCAAAACACATGAATGTGCACTGCTTAACCCCACCGACACAGACGGCCCTGCTGCTCTTGCTGGTCAGCTGGGAAATGTGTTAACGGCTATTGTAAATACATgatttaatatattttcatcgctgcaatcacaaacacaagcaaaatagaCTTGACGAACAGGCCTTGGTCAAAAAATGCTACTTAGCATGATAGGTATTACCTATTTCTGTAGTTATGTGCTTTGTGCTGCAGGGCTGGCGACTGGTCAGGTTTGTTGCCACTGGAGTGACTCTGTTCTTTGGCTCAGGTGTTATTTGCTGtgtgctactgagttagctGCTGGACGACAGGTGAGGAGGCTGCTTGGATGTGCTTATGAGGGGCTTATAACAGCCACAGacttttttattcaattactCAGTGTTTGATTTATTGAGGGGTTTTAGTATGGTTAGAGATTTACTCCATATCAAAAATGCATCCAGAATAACTTACTAACTCATTATGTTATTCACTATATGGAACACAAATATGATAGGAAATATGCACAAAAACTGAAACCAATGTCATGATGCAAAAGTCCTACAAGATGTTTGCAGCAGCAATGTgtaagatatttttttaataaataacatTGGAGATTTACAATTTTCTTAAGCAGGTGCTATTCCTCATTAACTGTCGCTATAGCGGAAAGGATAGACTGATGGTTGAAATTACAAAAGTAACTGAGGAGAATAAGAGAAAGTTCTTCAATATTTACACTTTGAGCACACGTATTGTATCATATGTTGGCTAGTATACTCAAGTTAACATAAATGACTATTCCAACTATGTTTTTGCACAACGTCTTTATAGAAGCATTGACAGTAGCAAGATGGCAAGCAACGACAATCCTCAGTGGGATTCAAGccttcatgtttattttaagaTAAAGTTGCTTGACCAGTTTCCTTTGTTAATGCAGGTTTTATCTAAGAAGAGTTCCATTCATATGCAACTGTCTCTCATGCTGAAATGAACTGCTGTTAGGTTTTAACTCATAATAAGGCACATTCGTATTGAAAATCTACAAAAAGGTGATTGCAAAGTTATATCATCTTtccttgtttcagtttctgccTAGTCTGTGCAACATTCAGTCTTACCTTTTGAAATTGTGGCTGGAGTTGAACTGTCCAGATCTCATTGTCCTTCATCTGTTCTGTCAAAGTAGTCAGTGCTTTTTCTGATTCGTTCTCTTTGTCCTGTGACTTGATCGTGTCCTGGTCCATGTTCTCATCTTTTCAGAATCACAAAAGCACAGCAGGGATATAAGCAAAACTTGAACCAGTGAATCATTATATGGCCAGAGATAAAATTATAGTAGCAAGTCTTTCGCCAATAATTCCAGtaaaaacagaacaatacaACCAGATATATTTCTACAAACAGTTCTGTATGCCTACATTTCTGTAATGAATATCATTATATTAGCATGATCATCAAGAGCTGCTACTTACCTTTCATCATGAGAAAGGCAAAGACAAGAGCCTGCAGGATGTAACGCATGATGATGACACAAGAGGTAGGACTGGATGAGACAGAATCAGCAAACAGCATGGCTTTCAGAGTCATGTCATAAGGTGCTCGGAACcaaacatttatgaaaaaatTCAGGCATTACTCATTATTTTTGTTGCAGTTCTGTATGTTGTACAACTTCGATAGAATAAGCAGTTTAATATAACTGAATTATTGAAAAGCGTACGTACCTGCAGTTTGTGTCAAAGTGGCCTCCTGTCAGAGAAGCATGCAGTAACCTGCTGATCAAAGTCCTCCAATAAGAGAAGTCGTACTCTGATCCTGTTAATCTTTAAACACATAAGGTGTGTTCACTGTCTGATTTTCCCGCCTGCCTGCCGTAGCTTTAACACACTGTATGTAAagactttaaacaaaacaaactgtcgATCACACATTACTCTAGTTTATCTTCTCTCTATTTACTCCCTGTCACTTTAAggactgatttaaaaatgttacttGTGACGATGCATGATCAAAAATGGGGTGTGCCCTTgttttatttagtattttataACTTCAGATTTAACTTCACAGTATAGTTAACTTCATTGTGACATGTACACTTGTACTTATGCCTCACCTCAGTGTTTTTCCTCCTGTAAAGCACTGTAGGTTTTGTTTTAAACGTCTTCCTTAAGCATTGCAGTTGCCTCCTTGGCAGAGAACAACTAATAGCATTGTGATAAATTGGGATTAATGTTTATAAAATCAAACAGGGATACATTGTTCACAGGGGTGCAGATCCAATGTCAGAATTGGGGGGGGacacaaaagtgatttttttttttttgcccgtaTGCGACTCATACCATGCCACTATAAATCACAACTTCATAGAGGCTCACCATATCATTCAAAAAGTACAGCACagggaatcatttattgtgcttAAATTTCTTGATTATTTGTcctaaacagccaacagcgcGTATCACTGCTTACTTGACTGTTATATcagtaaatcataattttaagtGTCTGTAATGTCTACTCATGTTCTtatctttctcctccctccaacCCTCCCAGATCCCCAATTCTTCTCACCATCTTCCACTTCCCCCAGTGTATGGGACTACTTCAtgcatgattaattgatatggatgaatatcaaaatatgaagccctaaccaagttgtgtaaactaactgatcattttttttacaatgccaGTTATGCTggtaaacagtttaaaaaaaaaacacagttctcAGAGCACAATATGTAAGATATAAGATAATGTAATAAACTACCCATTCATTTGCATTGTAGCTGAGGAGACCAGAGATGGAATGTGGAGTCAGAAATATATCTGTCAAACATTATTTGTTCCACTATttcaattatttctttttagatgtgaatctaaaatgtgaagaatgtgaagtctgaaaatacatttgttcaattttgaataatttagggTATTTCTATTGGGGGGGACAct containing:
- the LOC115589800 gene encoding butyrophilin subfamily 2 member A1-like; the protein is MIPIKDVRVRTVSVLAVFLLLKHFCEGQSQEVGPPQPVMAMVGDDIVLPCQLETPVDAVSMTMEWGRPDLDPRFVYVWHDGQELLVEQNKAYKGRASLSINKLKHGDLSLTLSKVNISDNGIYRCYIPKLSEEHLVELLVGVASSPSISLSGLDRNKGLVVLKCNSTGWYPEPEVLWLDGEGNLLSAGPTETVRGPDDLYTVSSRVTVEKRHSNSFTCRVQQNHINQTRETHIHVPDDFFMAPSSCTPCIAISVLLGLMFSVAVVLWVWKWRQSKIETKKHNKKNNEEKELKKKEDLDKILPKLNEELQNKDEEQNDMTKIIEILKEVSDKLVKQKEQLTVQQQKAEKLMEENEKKVKSVEKEITEKEGDKTVNRAQGYLKLKEIIQEANWNLEERKKEHQQLNMTTENLMKRTVDELRRISEKKEQVERHIQQIKKQKEETERQREEIQRKLQSETTKLVN
- the LOC115589863 gene encoding putative uncharacterized protein DDB_G0271982 — translated: MWSIVVLAELAFSFILAVYAWYWKRDKADLLRKNMLLQNQSQKMEKERDDTVAALQEQKNELENQREEMEKQREELEKQRHRLGEQLDENEREREENKQKLQSVEREITEREKIFDKPEELLREKENLLQAQWKLDETKKMLEKQKLDREKLLEAIENLLRSNRQRDV